One stretch of Nocardia mangyaensis DNA includes these proteins:
- a CDS encoding phthiocerol/phthiodiolone dimycocerosyl transferase family protein, which translates to MLWEPEDVVRVLAPSEQRFVRHATFTGRSVTVRGELDAAALGAAFAALQRAFPILVCRIVEDAEGNGILLRPGHIEPVGAWVSFDDPDEVRIPAESMAPNAQLGYLDVVLAEEDRARVTLFVHHSIADAAHCVELLARLWGYYTDHVETGTIAAGARAYPESLEALLARRGVVRGPRSGLESVTRPLVVADETPVAEPGEPAPPALARPDRIRLDPTETARVVEQARTHAVSVNGLVTAAVLRALVTLTGADRVGCVYPVDLRRRLDPPVAAEAGTNLIGLAAFTADRADTENLVGLARKIGTSLHDDLTTGVIEQSALHFPDIFGPNRIHSTAGHIALTNTGTVPAFRAPTGVLLDDYEIVYLAAHPRPSAGASAAVTILVYTYWGTLTLARLGGGSRTTDLLSAIAAELDWQRTDHEVATA; encoded by the coding sequence GTGCTGTGGGAACCGGAAGACGTCGTGCGGGTGCTGGCTCCGTCGGAGCAGCGATTCGTGCGGCACGCAACCTTCACCGGACGCTCGGTGACGGTGCGCGGTGAACTCGACGCGGCAGCGCTCGGGGCGGCGTTCGCGGCGTTGCAGCGAGCCTTTCCGATTCTGGTGTGCCGGATCGTCGAGGACGCCGAGGGTAACGGAATCCTGTTGCGCCCCGGTCACATCGAGCCCGTGGGCGCGTGGGTGAGTTTCGACGACCCCGACGAGGTCAGGATCCCGGCCGAATCCATGGCGCCCAACGCGCAGCTCGGCTACCTGGACGTGGTTCTCGCCGAAGAGGATCGGGCGCGGGTCACGTTGTTCGTGCACCACAGCATCGCCGACGCCGCGCACTGCGTGGAACTGCTCGCCCGGCTGTGGGGCTACTACACCGACCACGTGGAGACCGGGACCATCGCGGCGGGTGCGCGGGCGTACCCGGAGTCGTTGGAAGCGTTGCTGGCCCGGCGCGGGGTCGTCCGCGGGCCGCGTTCGGGACTGGAGTCGGTGACCCGTCCGCTGGTCGTCGCCGACGAGACACCGGTCGCCGAACCGGGCGAACCGGCTCCACCCGCGCTGGCTCGACCCGACCGGATCCGGCTCGACCCGACCGAGACCGCGCGTGTGGTCGAGCAGGCGCGCACGCACGCGGTGAGCGTCAACGGGCTGGTCACCGCCGCGGTGCTGCGAGCCCTCGTCACGCTGACCGGCGCCGACCGGGTCGGCTGTGTCTACCCGGTCGACCTGCGCAGGCGTCTGGACCCGCCGGTCGCGGCGGAAGCAGGCACCAACCTCATCGGTCTCGCCGCCTTCACCGCGGACCGCGCCGACACCGAAAACCTCGTCGGCCTGGCCCGCAAGATCGGCACCAGCCTGCACGACGACCTCACCACCGGCGTCATCGAACAGTCCGCCCTGCATTTCCCGGACATCTTCGGCCCCAACCGAATCCACTCCACCGCGGGTCACATCGCCCTCACCAACACCGGCACCGTCCCTGCCTTCCGCGCCCCGACCGGCGTGCTTCTCGACGACTACGAGATCGTCTACCTCGCCGCCCATCCCCGCCCGTCGGCAGGCGCCTCCGCTGCGGTCACCATCCTCGTCTACACCTACTGGGGGACACTCACGCTGGCCCGGCTGGGGGGCGGCAGTCGAACCACCGACCTGCTGTCCGCGATCGCTGCCGAACTCGACTGGCAGCGCACAGATCACGAGGTCGCGACCGCTTGA
- a CDS encoding glycine--tRNA ligase yields the protein MEKSRVAPKSKVDTVANLAKRRGLVYPCGEIYGGTKSAWDYGPLGVELKENIKRQWWRTMVTSREDVVGLDSSVILPRQVWEASGHVETFSDPLVESLHTHKRYRADHLLEAYEEKHGRPPANGLADINDPETGQPGKWTEPKNFSGLLKTFLGPVDDEEGLHYLRPETAQGIFVNYKNVETTARKKPPFGIAQIGKSFRNEITPGNFIFRTREFEQMEMEFFVKPGEDAEWHKYWIDTRLAWYTDLGIDPENLRLFEHPQEKLSHYSAGTTDIEYRFRFQGSEWGELEGIANRTDYDLKTHSKHSGTDLSFFDQASGERYVPYVIEPAAGLTRSLMAFLVDAYAEDEAPNAKGGVDVRTVLRLDRRLAPVKAAVLPLSRNADLTPKAKDLAAQLRRNWNIDFDDAGAIGRRYRRQDEIGTPFCITVDFDTIDDQAVTVRERDSMAQERIALDQVESYLATRLLGA from the coding sequence ATGGAGAAATCTCGCGTGGCACCCAAGTCGAAGGTGGACACCGTTGCCAACCTCGCCAAGCGCCGGGGTCTGGTCTACCCGTGCGGTGAGATCTACGGAGGCACCAAGTCGGCGTGGGACTACGGTCCGCTGGGCGTCGAGCTGAAGGAGAACATCAAGCGGCAGTGGTGGCGCACCATGGTCACCAGCCGTGAGGATGTCGTCGGCCTGGACTCCTCGGTGATCCTGCCGCGTCAGGTCTGGGAGGCCTCCGGCCACGTCGAGACCTTCTCCGATCCGCTGGTCGAATCGCTGCACACCCACAAGCGCTACCGCGCCGATCATCTCCTGGAGGCCTACGAGGAGAAGCACGGCCGCCCGCCCGCCAACGGCCTGGCCGACATCAACGATCCCGAGACCGGCCAGCCCGGCAAGTGGACCGAGCCGAAGAACTTCTCCGGCCTGCTCAAGACCTTCCTCGGCCCGGTCGACGACGAAGAGGGCCTGCACTACCTGCGCCCCGAGACCGCACAGGGCATCTTCGTCAACTACAAGAACGTCGAGACCACCGCGCGCAAGAAGCCGCCGTTCGGTATCGCCCAGATCGGCAAGAGCTTCCGCAACGAGATCACGCCGGGCAACTTCATCTTCCGCACGCGGGAGTTCGAGCAGATGGAGATGGAGTTCTTCGTCAAGCCCGGCGAGGACGCCGAGTGGCACAAGTACTGGATCGACACCCGCCTGGCCTGGTACACCGACCTCGGCATCGATCCCGAGAACCTGCGCCTGTTCGAGCACCCGCAGGAAAAGCTGTCGCACTACTCGGCGGGCACCACCGACATCGAGTACCGCTTCCGGTTCCAGGGCAGCGAATGGGGCGAGCTCGAAGGCATCGCCAATCGCACCGACTACGACCTGAAGACGCACTCGAAGCATTCCGGCACCGACCTGAGCTTCTTCGATCAGGCCTCGGGTGAGCGCTACGTCCCCTACGTCATCGAGCCCGCGGCCGGCCTGACCCGTTCGCTGATGGCGTTCCTGGTCGACGCCTACGCCGAGGACGAGGCCCCCAACGCCAAGGGCGGCGTCGACGTGCGTACGGTCCTTCGCCTCGATCGTCGCCTCGCGCCGGTCAAGGCCGCGGTCCTGCCACTGTCGCGCAATGCCGACCTGACCCCCAAGGCCAAGGACCTCGCCGCCCAGCTTCGCCGCAACTGGAACATCGACTTCGACGACGCGGGCGCCATCGGCCGCCGCTACCGTCGCCAGGACGAGATCGGCACCCCGTTCTGCATCACCGTCGACTTCGACACCATCGACGACCAGGCCGTGACGGTCCGCGAACGCGACTCGATGGCTCAGGAACGCATCGCCCTCGACCAGGTCGAGTCCTACCTCGCCACCCGCCTCCTCGGAGCGTAG
- a CDS encoding ArsR/SmtB family transcription factor has translation MTTEAAPAHSHNPYHSPAPAAVPARQVLEDAGELLRALAAPVRIAIVLQLRESPRCVHELVDALGVTQPLVSQHLRILKSAGVVHGERSGREVLYELVDDHLAHIVVDAVAHAEEG, from the coding sequence ATGACCACCGAGGCCGCGCCCGCGCACTCACACAATCCGTACCACTCCCCCGCCCCCGCCGCCGTGCCCGCACGCCAGGTGCTCGAGGACGCGGGTGAGCTGTTGCGGGCCCTGGCCGCGCCGGTGCGGATCGCGATCGTGCTGCAATTGCGCGAGTCGCCGCGCTGCGTGCACGAGCTGGTCGACGCGCTCGGGGTCACCCAGCCGCTGGTGAGCCAGCACCTGCGCATTCTCAAATCGGCGGGGGTCGTCCATGGCGAACGTTCGGGCCGCGAGGTCCTCTACGAACTCGTCGACGACCATCTGGCGCACATCGTCGTCGATGCCGTCGCCCACGCCGAAGAAGGGTAA
- a CDS encoding Fur family transcriptional regulator translates to MPSPTPKKGKPLTDNFSGKQVGVRSTRQRSAISALLGDIDEFRSAQELHDELRKRGEGIGLTTVYRTLQSLVDAGMVDVLRTDSGESVYRQCSSGHHHHLVCRHCGRTVEVEGPTVEAWAESIAGEYGFTEVSHTLEIFGTCRDCAHARTESSEDVPAPVR, encoded by the coding sequence ATGCCGTCGCCCACGCCGAAGAAGGGTAAACCGTTGACTGACAATTTCTCCGGCAAGCAGGTCGGCGTGCGGAGCACCCGCCAGCGCAGTGCGATCTCGGCCCTGCTCGGCGATATCGACGAGTTCCGCTCGGCTCAGGAACTACACGACGAACTGCGCAAACGCGGCGAGGGCATCGGCCTGACCACCGTGTATCGCACGCTGCAGTCGCTGGTCGACGCGGGCATGGTCGACGTCTTGCGCACCGACTCCGGCGAATCGGTCTACCGGCAGTGTTCGAGCGGCCACCACCACCACCTGGTCTGCCGGCACTGTGGTCGCACCGTCGAGGTCGAAGGCCCCACAGTCGAGGCGTGGGCCGAGTCCATCGCGGGCGAATACGGCTTCACCGAGGTGAGTCACACCCTCGAGATCTTCGGCACCTGCCGTGACTGCGCGCACGCCCGCACCGAGTCGTCGGAGGACGTGCCCGCCCCGGTTCGATAG
- a CDS encoding MerR family transcriptional regulator has translation MFSIGDFARHGQVSVRMLRHYDAVGLLHPARVDPATGYRFYTAAQLARLNRIVALKELGFTLEQVGRMLEPGPDVVALRGMLALRRAELEQRIADDRARLTEVEARLRIIEKEGVMPDQDVVIKSLPAVRVAESTGVAAGFEPSAISPVIRPLFEGLFSRLEQAGIAIVGPGTAYYEPREDGSVEVHACVPVKAEPDAAPEFSIVDLPALEKVATTVHHGSVAEIGAAWQALGRWVEDNGYRTGAPVREVTLEWTPDPDGWVTELQEPLAPR, from the coding sequence ATGTTCAGTATCGGAGATTTCGCCAGACACGGTCAGGTGTCGGTACGCATGCTGCGTCACTACGACGCGGTGGGGCTGCTGCACCCGGCCCGGGTCGACCCGGCCACCGGCTACCGGTTCTACACCGCGGCACAGCTGGCCCGGCTCAACCGGATCGTCGCGCTCAAAGAGCTCGGGTTCACCTTGGAACAGGTGGGCCGGATGCTCGAACCAGGGCCCGATGTGGTCGCCCTGCGCGGCATGCTCGCGTTGCGCCGGGCCGAGCTGGAACAGCGCATCGCGGACGACCGTGCGCGGTTGACCGAGGTCGAGGCGAGACTCCGCATCATAGAAAAGGAGGGCGTCATGCCCGATCAGGATGTCGTGATCAAGTCGCTGCCCGCGGTCAGAGTGGCCGAATCGACCGGGGTGGCAGCGGGGTTCGAACCCTCGGCGATCAGCCCGGTGATCCGGCCGCTGTTCGAAGGGCTGTTCTCACGACTCGAGCAAGCCGGAATCGCGATCGTCGGGCCCGGAACCGCCTACTACGAGCCACGCGAGGACGGATCGGTGGAGGTCCACGCGTGCGTCCCGGTGAAGGCGGAACCTGATGCGGCGCCGGAGTTCTCGATCGTCGACCTGCCCGCGCTGGAGAAAGTGGCGACCACCGTCCATCACGGCAGCGTCGCCGAGATCGGTGCGGCGTGGCAGGCGCTGGGCCGCTGGGTGGAGGACAACGGATATCGCACCGGCGCCCCGGTCCGCGAGGTCACCCTGGAGTGGACGCCCGACCCCGACGGATGGGTCACCGAGCTTCAGGAGCCCCTCGCCCCGAGGTGA
- a CDS encoding LGFP repeat-containing protein, which yields MALHRRTLRSRGLAVLATATVAAALPAALAGSAQARMIGGFDVGGAIEVEYDQAGGPALGEPTSPEADAAAGGKYQTFANNAAIYWHPDTNANTVAGQIRDKFAGLGNESGKLGYPTTREQSTPAGTGRFNHFQHGSIYWSVGTGAHQISGPIRDKWGELGWESSPLGFPLTDVSAAGKGDGQYSMFPTGAIYWSPKTGAHAVWGSIQADWIRAGGETGRYGYPTSDEYDYQGGKAQDFQGGKITWKPAS from the coding sequence GTGGCTCTTCACCGCCGAACCCTCCGCTCACGCGGTCTCGCCGTGCTGGCGACCGCGACCGTCGCGGCCGCGCTGCCCGCCGCGCTGGCCGGCTCCGCGCAGGCGCGGATGATCGGCGGCTTCGACGTCGGCGGCGCCATCGAGGTCGAATACGACCAGGCGGGCGGCCCCGCGCTCGGAGAGCCCACCTCCCCCGAGGCCGACGCGGCCGCCGGTGGCAAGTACCAGACCTTCGCCAACAACGCCGCCATCTACTGGCATCCCGACACCAACGCCAACACCGTCGCCGGGCAGATCCGCGACAAGTTCGCCGGTCTGGGCAACGAGTCGGGCAAGCTGGGCTATCCGACCACCCGCGAGCAGTCGACTCCGGCGGGCACCGGACGGTTCAATCATTTCCAGCATGGCTCGATCTACTGGTCCGTCGGCACCGGCGCGCACCAGATCAGCGGTCCAATCCGGGACAAGTGGGGCGAACTCGGCTGGGAGTCGAGCCCGCTGGGCTTCCCGCTCACCGACGTGTCCGCGGCAGGCAAGGGCGACGGGCAGTACAGCATGTTCCCGACCGGCGCCATCTACTGGTCGCCGAAGACCGGCGCGCACGCGGTGTGGGGCAGCATCCAGGCCGACTGGATCCGCGCGGGCGGCGAGACCGGCCGCTACGGCTACCCGACCAGCGACGAGTACGACTACCAGGGCGGCAAGGCCCAGGATTTCCAGGGCGGCAAGATCACCTGGAAACCGGCGAGCTGA